A single Tamandua tetradactyla isolate mTamTet1 chromosome X, mTamTet1.pri, whole genome shotgun sequence DNA region contains:
- the GPR50 gene encoding melatonin-related receptor, with translation MVSPSNMEPTLAVPTPDGCIGCKLPQPDYPPALVTFMFCAMVVTIVVDLVGNSMVILAVTKNKKLRNSGNIFVVSLSAADMLVAIYPYPLMLHAMAVGGWDMSQFQCQLIGFATGLSVVGSVFNIVAIAINRYCYICHSLQYKRIFSARNTCIYLVVTWVMTVLAVVPNMYIGTAEYDPRTYTCTFNYLHSPVFAVTIVCIHFVIPLLIVGFCYMKIWTKVLAARAQAAQNPDNQLAEVRNFLTMFVIFLLFAVCWCPINVLTVLVAVSPKEMAGKIPNWVYLTAYFIAYFNSCLNAVIYGLLNENFRREYWTIFHAMRHPIVFLSGLITDVRETREARALARARARARDQARLPDCARACAAVEEAPVNIRNLPLPGDASAGLPKLVSSHPKPASGYPKSATVYPKPTSVRFKADAVHFKADTVHFKPASSHPKPITGHHILAGSHSNMAFSPIPSHSGHLESPASGYPDLITSYHLESDFSDLSESTSSPSPTAGSPEPAATALPGPPIARAATKFDQDVVVIDIEADSDEVAM, from the exons ATGGTCTCCCCCAGCAACATGGAGCCCACCCTGGCCGTTCCCACCCCGGATGGCTGTATTGGCTGTAAGCTGCCTCAGCCAGACTACCCGCCGGCTCTGGTCACCTTCATGTTCTGCGCGATGGTCGTCACCATCGTCGTAGACCTGGTCGGCAATTCCATGGTCATTTTGGCAGTGACGAAGAATAAGAAGCTTCGCAATTCTG GTAACATCTTCGTGGTGAGCCTCTCAGCGGCGGATATGCTGGTGGCCATCTACCCCTACCCTCTGATGCTGCACGCCATGGCCGTGGGGGGCTGGGATATGAGCCAGTTCCAGTGCCAGCTGATTGGGTTCGCCACAGGCCTGAGCGTGGTGGGCTCCGTCTTCAACATCGTCGCCATCGCCATCAACCGTTACTGCTACATCTGCCACAGCCTCCAGTACAAGCGGATCTTCAGCGCGCGCAACACCTGCATCTACCTGGTCGTCACCTGGGTCATGACCGTCCTGGCCGTCGTGCCCAACATGTACATTGGCACGGCCGAATACGACCCTCGCACCTACACCTGCACCTTCAACTATCTGCACAGCCCTGTCTTCGCTGTGACCATTGTGTGCATCCACTTCGTCATCCCGCTGCTCATCGTGGGCTTCTGCTACATGAAGATCTGGACCAAAGTGCTGGCAGCTCGGGCCCAGGCTGCCCAGAACCCTGACAACCAGCTCGCCGAGGTTCGCAATTTCCTAACCATGTTTGTCATCTTCCTCCTTTTTGCAGTGTGCTGGTGCCCCATCAACGTGCTCACCGTGCTGGTGGCTGTCAGTCCCAAGGAGATGGCAGGTAAGATCCCCAACTGGGTCTATCTTACGGCCTACTTCATAGCCTACTTCAACAGCTGCCTCAACGCTGTGATCTACGGGCTCCTCAATGAGAATTTCCGAAGAGAATACTGGACCATCTTCCATGCCATGCGGCACCCTATTGTGTTCCTCTCTGGCCTCATCACTGATGTCCGTGAGACGCGGGAAGCCCGTGCCCTGGCCCGTGCCCGCGCCCGCGCCCGCGACCAAGCCCGCCTCCCAGACTGTGCCCGTGCCTGTGCTGCTGTGGAGGAAGCACCAGTGAACATCCGCAATCTTCCACTGCCTGGTGATGCTTCAGCTGGCCTCCCCAAGCTGGTCTCGAGCCACCCCAAGCCTGCCTCTGGTTACCCCAAGTCCGCCACTGTCTACCCCAAGCCCACCTCTGTCCGTTtcaaggctgatgctgtccattTCAAGGCCGATACTGTCCATTTCAAGCCCGCCTCCAGCCACCCCAAGCCCATCACTGGCCATCACATCCTTGCCGGCAGTCACTCCAACATGGCCTTCAGCCCCATCCCCAGCCACTCTGGCCACCTTGAGTCTCCTGCTTCTGGCTACCCTGATCTCATCACCTCCTACCACCTGGAGTCTGACTTCTCCGACCTCTCCGAGTccacctccagccccagccccaccgcCGGAAGCCCCGAGCCTGCTGCCACTGCCCTTCCTGGCCCACCCATTGCCAGGGCTGCCACCAAGTTTGATCAGGACGTTGTGGTGATCGATATTGAAGCTGATTCTGATGAAGTGGCCATGTAA